The genomic stretch TATGGGGTCTTGGGTCGTCAGGCGGGCACTACCGACTTTAGATACGGTGACGACCTCGTTGCCGCCGGTGAAGCCGGGCTTGTCTGGGATGCCGCAAACTTCGCGGAATATGTTCAGGACCCACGCGCCTTCCTGCGCACGTATCTGGATGATTCCAAAGCGAAATCCAAAATGGCATATAAGCTGAGAAGTGGTGGCGAAGACATCGCAGCCTATCTTGCGTCGGTGACCGGTAGCTCTAGCTGATACCCGTTCGCTCGATCACTCTGTCAGAAAACGCCGTCCCACATCGGGGCGGCGTTTTTGCTTTGCCGTGACAAGCACAGAGCAGCGTTTCCTGTATAACTTCGACAGCCCGCGCCACTTTTTGAATATGCACCTGCGTTAGCGCGCGCGGGTATGGCTAAAGCGTCATGCGAAAAACCTGAACCACATAACGCTGCCTGAAATCAAAAATTTCAACGCGTTACGTGATACTTGATGTGTCAGGTATTTCGTCAGACGCTCTAAAAACCAACCTTCATGTCAAAGAGACGTTGCGTTCCGCAGTCGTTCAGCGACAATGCTGGCTCGACAGATAAAACGCAGGCCACCAGATGGACAATCGCAAGCTCACCTCCCTTTTCGAAACCACAGGCTCGGTGTCAGCGATGGTCTATGCCGTTCTGATCGCCTCGAACACCGGTAATGAAATCCTCGGGTTTTCCCTGCTGCTGATCTCCGCCAGTCTGTTTGCCGCCTGGGCTGTCATCGACCGACGCTGGACCTTCCTGCTGTTGCAAGCTTTCTATGGCGGCTCTGCAATTCTTGGATTGATCCGCTGGGGGTAACCCACGGCGCGGTGCGTCAGATCACGACCCGTACCTCGGATACGGTGCTGTCGATTTCACGCAAGGCGACAAGCACCCGTTTTTCCAGATGAGTCTGAACATAGGCTGCATGAAACCGGGACGGCGCGCGCAATGTGACACGCCCCCCTGCCCTTTCGATCCTGTCTAACGCCGCCATCCATGAGGCATAGGTCGC from Roseobacter litoralis Och 149 encodes the following:
- a CDS encoding c-type cytochrome, whose product is MTRTLAVVLAMTFSAAPVFAEGDIEAGEKAFNKCKSCHQIVSDAGDEIVKGGRTGPNLYGVLGRQAGTTDFRYGDDLVAAGEAGLVWDAANFAEYVQDPRAFLRTYLDDSKAKSKMAYKLRSGGEDIAAYLASVTGSSS